In the genome of Desulfovibrio aminophilus, one region contains:
- a CDS encoding MT-A70 family methyltransferase: MDIRDDLLSFADGGKYATILADPPWQFQNRTGKMAPEHRRLSRYGTLSLDRIMELPVADLTRDTAHLYLWVPNALLPEGLAVMSAWGFTYKSNLVWHKVRKDGGSDGRGVGFYFRNVTELILFGIKGRNARTLQPGRTQVNFLATRKREHSRKPDEQYPLIEACSPGPYLELFARGLRPGWACWGNQADEDYAPTWETYANHSRAGAVGR; encoded by the coding sequence ATGGATATTCGCGACGATTTGCTTTCTTTCGCGGACGGCGGGAAATACGCCACGATTCTCGCGGATCCGCCGTGGCAGTTCCAGAACCGCACCGGAAAGATGGCCCCCGAACACCGCAGGCTGTCGCGCTACGGCACGCTTTCCCTGGACCGGATCATGGAACTGCCGGTCGCGGACCTGACCAGGGACACGGCCCATCTCTATCTTTGGGTGCCCAACGCCCTGCTGCCGGAAGGGCTGGCCGTGATGAGCGCCTGGGGCTTCACCTACAAGTCCAATCTGGTCTGGCACAAGGTCCGCAAGGATGGCGGTTCGGATGGCCGGGGAGTGGGGTTCTATTTCCGCAACGTGACCGAACTCATCCTTTTCGGGATCAAGGGCAGGAACGCCCGCACCTTGCAGCCGGGCCGGACCCAGGTGAACTTCCTGGCCACGCGCAAGCGGGAGCACAGCCGCAAGCCCGACGAGCAGTACCCGCTCATCGAGGCCTGTTCGCCCGGTCCCTACCTGGAGCTTTTCGCCCGGGGCCTGCGGCCGGGGTGGGCGTGCTGGGGCAATCAGGCCGACGAGGACTACGCGCCGACCTGGGAAACCTACGCCAACCATTCCCGCGCCGGAGCGGTCGGCCGGTAG